The genomic DNA AGACCTGGAGTGGAGATCATGGGCTCTAAAAAGTAGGAGATCATGGGCACAAAATGTGGAGCAACCCATCAGGTCAGAAAACTGCAAAGGTTTAACCATTTATCATGTTATGTTGATATTATTAATTTGATGTTAAAACTATTAGTAATAAAAGTTTGATTTAATAGTTTACCTCTATATTAgataatttaatataaattagcTTTGTGTACACTTAATATAAATTAGCTTTTATTTGTAATGTTGTTCAAAAGTGGCTGGCTATATTTCAGTTTTATGTTACCTAAAAAATGGCCATATTTCAgcaaatcagttttttttttcagttagaTTAAATTTAAATTCAAAAGTGGCTGACTATATTTAAGAATGCTTTGAACTTGATAAGCAAATAAGAATGCTTTGTAGATGAAGAACATGCCATTTTTTGGGTAacataaaattgaaaaaaaactgATTTGCTGTAGATGAAGACTCGAGATCTTTTGGACAATTTGGTCCTTTGAAGGGCAGTTACTCGCAGGTGAGTACCTCATAAATGTTGATGTCACTCCTTAATTGCatgataataaataataataataaatattaataataataaaaaatgtaataaaataataaataataataataataataataaattttaatattttaataataataataaataataatactaataataaaaataaaaataataataataaataataataataataattaaataataataataataatactactaataataataataataataataataataataataataataataataataatattattattatgataGTTAGTGTTTTATGATAATAATATAAAACTAATAAGAATAATCATAAACATAAGagtgaaaaaaaaaactgaattgCTGAAAAATAGCTTCCACATATTTTGTGACTTTGAAAAACCATCCACATTTATGAgttgttttcttaaaaaaaaaaatttacattcAAGCCTGATTAATaacaattttcttttaaaaataaaGTATTTCCAATATTTACTTTTAAAATGTTATATGTAGGGTAAAAAATGAGTTAAGGTGTTTAAAACCGAACTTTTGTATTTTACTCACAAATAATTTGTCTTTACACAGAGAATAGCTACATAGTGCGAGAGGGAGATCCGGTAGATGAGATGCTGTTTATAATGCGCGGAGACTTGCTAACTGTGACTACAAATGGTGGAAGAAGGGGCTTCTTTAACTCTAGTAACCTCAAGGCAGGTGACTTTTGTGGAGATGAGCTACTCACATGGGCTTTGGATCCAAACCTGTCTTCGACTCTCCCCCTCTCAACGACAACTGTGAGAGTGATTACAGATGTCGAAGCGTTTTCACTTAAAGCTAATGACCTCAAGATTGTAGCCTACCAGTTCAGGAGACTACACAGCAAGCGCTTCCAGCATACGTTTCGGTAATCTTTCTTTACTTAACTTATCATATTTATATACAATCTAAGAGAATGTTAAACTTGTCAGGTACTACTCGCAACATTGGAGGACATGGGGAGCTTGTTTTATACAGGCTGCTTGGCGTAGACATCGTGGGAGGCAGAAGTCCAGGATGCAGTAGCACACACTGCCACCGGTACCTCCCCATGTCTTGGTGCAGCCATCTATGCCTCCAGGTTTGCTGCCAATATATTACACAACTTGAGGAGGACCAACCATTCACTTACTCCTAAATTATTGCCACTGCCACTCAAGCCAGTGGATCCCGATTTTAGCAGGTAGTCTTTTTGAGTCTGTACATTCAGCAAGGCCGGTGCTTTTATATTTTGGGTCTGTCAATATAGAAGGACAATTATACGCTATCGATCTATTGGATTTTATTAGTCGTggcaaaataataaaaataataataataataataatatataataaatattaataataataataaattttaataataataataataataaaaataataataataaataataataaaaaatagttaaataataataataataataataataataacaatttttttaataataacaataaaaaataataaaaataataataataaataataaaaaaagaattaGTGGtggcaaaataataataataataataatatataataaataataataataaataataaataataataataaataataataataataataataaattgtaataataataaaaataataataaaaatagtaataataataaaaaataataataaaaatagtaataataaataataataaaaaaatagttaaaaataataatgataaatgataataataataataattttttaataataataataataataataaaataataaaataataaaaataataatagtaataataggaataataattataataaaaggTATATTGTAATGACTGTTTTGTTAAAACACTTAATGAATGCCACCCTTAACGAATGCCACCCTCAATACGATTCTAAATTAATGAATGCCACCCTCAATACCATTctaaattgtaataataataaaaaataataataaaaatagtaataataaataataataaaaaaaatagttaaaagtaataatgataaataataataataataataataataataataataataaattttttaataataataataataataataaatttttttaataataataataataaaataataatagtaataataggaAAATAAGAAAGTCTTGGGGTTAAATTGAAAAGTTGGAAAACTTTAGGTTAAAACTAAAAATGTCAAAAGGTTTAAAATGAGAAAcataaaaacctttgggttaaaacttaaaaaaaacaactttttttttgaaaaacactcAATACACATCTTACAACCATCAAAGCAACAAAAATTTGGAAATTTATAGTTTGGAAATAGATACCTCATCACAAGCTGCTCcatgtttttttattgttttctgcTCATCATCCAAATTAGCAAGTCCCATTTCCTGAAATAAGAAATCAATGAAAATTGATGATCATGAACATATCAAGAGTTATAAGTTTATATTAACGGTATTAACCTGATTACATGCAGGTCCATTATGAAACAACGTTTTCTGCTGCTCATCATCCAGAATGGTAAGTTtcatttcctaaaataaaaaatcAATCAAAATTGTTGATGATAGAAATATCTAAGTTTATATTAAGAgtatcaaataaaaataaaaacctgaTAACATTCTGGTCCACTTTTTATGAACGGATTCTGATCCGCATCAGTCAAATTCTTGACGGTGATCtcctaaaacaacaaaatcaataCAAAAGTTTAGTGTATGTATAGTGACAGTAGCAGGTTTGTAAACAAATGGTTTTACTAACCTTTGCTGTAGTGGCCGATAAAGATGGTAAGGGAGATTGATTTTCATTGGTAGAACACTTTTGGTCGCCTAGTTCGAGTTCAGTTATGCTTTGCTTCATTTTTTTTGCTGAAATGCTTGATCGAATATGTTTGAACTTGTTACAGGCAGGTGCATTATATAGCACAAGATCATGGGCCTAAATTTCTGGAGGAAACTTGCAAGAGGAGTGGAGATCATGGGCCTAAATTTCTGGAACAAAAccacctgcagaaaactgcaaataACCTCCATTAGAGTGGTTATTTTTGGGAGTTTAAAGggctgagatttaatctcagcatGATCCGACGGTCAAGATGGATTTCAAAGTTAACTCccacttaatgggttccatatatatatataatttataaagaTGAAGGTTAAAAAGAATTATTTCAAAACAAGAAACCTTTTTATATGAACTAAGGCGAAATGGATTGATCTTTGAATACTATTAGTTATTCAACTATTATTTATACAAAAATCTTACATATTATGTATAAATGTATAATTCTAGAAATCAAAGGGCGTGTGGCCCATTGATACTATGTGTTGAAATCGTGTCCCTTCTAAATTATGAGAATCCAAATCCCATTGTAAGCAATGATGTAGATTTAAATTTTCgtttataaaacaaaaaatataatTCTAGAAACTATATTACCACATACgaaaaccctaattacatatCTACTCTTTTTGATTCTTATATCTTATTTACTAGTTTAAGTACCCGTGAATTTCACGGGATGCAAAAAGGAAATATACTCTTGATCACTGTTAACATAAATATTATAAATTGATACACGTTAAAACACGAACAAATATATAATATTTGAACCAAATATTTAAATACATGAATAACCAAGTATCACAAATCTTTGAAAATCTGTCTATACACGATATTAGTTGTTTTATATCATATGTTTTGTATGGATTACGAATAAATGAATTGATTTATATAAAATTTAATAGGAAGAttgtttaaatataaatatatgaatatGCAACAATCAGAAATCATCAAATGTTAGTCATTAATTAGAAGGAACGcaataaatttatcaattataATTCGTTGAAAATCTCTTTATAAACAACATTATTTGTTTTATCTGTCGGCTTTCCATTGTTGTCAAGTATGAGTAGTTTGACCCCATCTCTTGTTTTCACCCTTGATAAAGCAACATACAATTGACCATGAGAGAAGACGGGTTGTTTCAGGTACAAACCAACTCTAGAAAGCGACTGCCCTTGACTTTTGTTTATTGTCATCGCAAAACATACGGAAAGTGGAAATTGCCTCCTTTGAAAAGCAAAAGGAATCTTTTTATCAGAAGGGATCAAATTAATCCGAGGTATATATGTGGAAGTACCAATATTTGCACCAGATATTATCTCGGCTTCTATTACACGGTTGTACAACTTTTTTACTTGTAGCCTTGTACCGTTGCACAAACCATTCCGTTGGTCAATATTTCGTAATAACATTACTGGAACACCAACTTTTAGCACCAACCTATGATTTGGTAAGCCAGAAATTTTAAGTCCATTGAGCACATCCGGAGAGTATATTCTTTGTTGTGTAGCATTTACATCTTCGGTTGGACAAAGACTGTCAGAGCTAAGATACTCTCTTTCTTCACCAGGAAACATTGATAGCAACCTGTCATTAATCTCATGCACAACATCATTCTTCGGTGCAAGTATAGCACGCTCACTAAAATAAttatggttgttgatgttttgcaAGATTGATGGATAAACGAAATCAATTAAAGCTGCAATTGGGTCAGATTCATCAGTAATCAGAAGATCTTGTGGTATTTCAATAGTTGCTTCCCCATCATTTGGACCACCAACATTACCCTCACCCAAATCCAAAAGCCATTTCGCAAAAGTGTTtatttcttcaatttcttccgTCGACCTTCCAACGGTTAACCTCATGTTTCTTGTTAATCTTAGCAATTTACATTTACTCCACAAGTAAGATGAAGATAAGGAGGCATTAACAATCTATTGTCTTCCACCGTTTGGAACGACAGGTAATATTTGTCTGAAATCGCCACCAAAAACAATTACCTTACCTCCAAACCTGATGTCTGAATTGAGAGATTGGTCGATGTTGAAAACGTCATTCATTGTTCTATCGAGCGCTTCGAATGCATGTTTGTGTACCATAGGTGCTTCATCCCAAATTATTAATTTCGTCTCATGCAGTAATTTAGACACATCACTTTCTGGATTTATATTACATACAGAGTCTTCAGTAAGATTCAAAGGTATGTGAAACCTGGAATGTGCTGTCCTGCCACCATCTAACAACAACGATGCAATTCCACTTGAAGCCACATTTAAAACGATTTGACCTTTTGATCTAATTGCAGCGGACAATGTCTTCCATAAAAATGTTTTACCTGTTCCACCATAGCCGTAAAGGAAAAAAATCCCACCGTTATCACCATTCACTGCTGCCATAATTTCTTCAAAGACAGAGCGTTGTTCATCAGTTAACATTGTCAACTGACTATCGTACAGATTTCCAAGATGTGTTATATCATACGCCCGCTCCTCAAATATCAAACGACTATCTGAACTGCCTGAAGACGACATATCTGGAAATGGCATTGTTTGAAATCTTCGCAAGGATGAATTATTTCGCAGTAAAAACTTCTCAATCTCGCACAAAGCATAGTTTTTCAGTTGGTGCTCCGGAATTGATAACGCTGTGCAATACGAAAAATATATCAAACTCCTCATAATAACAAAACATAgattaaataatatataaaacgtTAAATAATTTATTTGATAATATAAATACTAACATTTATAGTAAACAAAACTTACCTGTAACTCGATGGTATTTCTGAAGTCTATATAAAAAATCGTCTGTCATGTATTTCCATGAACTTTCCCAAACAACCTCAGGTCTAGAAATACTACTCGATAACAGCATGGTACAAAATAAATTACGAATATATGAAGCACTTCCTGATAAACTTACTTCCTTTATTGCCTCCACATACTCGGAGTCATCATCCAAAAGACCGAGCGCGTAGCAAGCATCTCTATATGTATCGTAAACATGACCATTAACTGTTTTAATGTCATCGAACGTTGTTGGTCCTCTGACCTTGTTAAGCAGAATTCTCAAAAAATAAGCTTCACCAAGTGACGGAGGTACGGAATGAATCCTGCCAATAGCTGTTTTCCTTTGTCTAGGTTCCCATACTCGCTTATCAAGCTTCCAAACATAAAAATTGGGAAACTGAACATATGTAAGTGTACGGGCCAACGTGTCATTTGGGTCTTTATTACGTTCCATCCATGAGAGAAACATTGAAGATTTAACAGATGGTTTGTTTAGAACATAGTTAATATCCTCATCAGGACCAAAAACAACAGGTTGTTGGCCAGGTAGATGGAACGGAAGTCTCATAACAGAAGGTCGTCTATAATGCACTTCATTGGCAAATATCCTCCAAGATGCTTCACAAGCTGAAATATATCGACAATCATAATACTCTTTTATCTCGTCTTGTACTTGTTCGTCAGATTGATTATCGCTTTGAACAACGGCTATAGTCGCTCGGTCAGGTCCTTTATTAATGTATTTAAACAGATACTTTATCGAAGCGGCCTGATTGCACCATTCAACATTTATATGAGCTTGATACCTTTTCAATAATTTTTTGTTGTACGGTACCACACTTCTGTTATCAAGGTCAATTTTATTTTTCACAACTAAAGCGCCATTGTTTCTCCTTCTGTATAAAGGAAAGCCGTTTGAATCTAGTGTAGTATGATCTTGAAAGTCTTTGGGAAAGCCTTTTGAACACTTCCTATCAACCATACATGGAGAACTCAACCTTGCATTACCACATGGACCGTGTATCATATATTCTTTCACAAGCATGAATAATTCTGGATCTTCATTTCTGTCAGGTATTTCTGCGCATATAAATCCATCAACATGGTCCACCGTAGGTAATTTCGATTCAGGCTCCATGAATAAGCATAAATGGGCATGAGGCAAACCACGTTTTTGAAACTCGATTGTGTAAACAACTACAAAAACAACACAAGTTTTTACATTTTACGGCATAAATACTAATCTGATTTCTATTTTAAAAAATGTACCTGCTGAAGCTTTGCCAAATAGATGGTTCTTTTTTAAATCTTTGCAAATTGAATCAAGCTTAATTTTGAACAATCTGGAAAGGATATCAGGCCTATCTTCCGGACTGAGATTGGTGTCTTTGAGAAAGCGTTGTACTTCTGGCCATTTGGGATTGCATGTTATGGTTATAAAAAAATCCGGATAACCAAAGCATTTACACAAAGCCATAGCGTCTAAAtagttttgcatcatatatcGTGCTCCACCAGTAAAGGAAGATGGCAAGAAGATACGTTTTCCAGCCTTAGATATATCATCTTGACCATGTGTTTTTAATTTACGGAGGCTTTCATATGTGTCAGACCTAAGATCTTTCTATTGATATCGTATATAGCTAAGTCTCTCACTCTCTATCATAGTATAAGCATCAACCAAGAACTGCTGGAATAACCTCCTGGAATTCAAGATTAACGAAAACTGATTTATCCGATCCTGCATACGATAAGCAAAGAACTCTCTCATAGTACAATTTGGACGTTTCTTATTAACAACATCAATGACACCTCTGTGAGGGATATCAATTCGGTAGCCATCATCTCCGTATGGAAACAAAATCGGATACTGTAGTGCGAGATATGACGGGTGCAACTCACTAATTCTCTTCAGTGTACCAGTTTGAGTCTCAACAACAATATCTCTATTGTCAATTACATTTTCTATATCTCCAACAATGAGAGCGGCAATCTCACCCCCCGTTGGTAAGTTATACCTCCGACCATCTTTTCCTCTTGTTCCAATTAGGCGAAGCTTCAAATTTACATGAGGGCTGTCTTGAAGAGAATCCCTAGCTCTTCTATAAGTTTTGACCAACTCATTGTCGTTATCTAAAACATCTTTTATATGTTCTATTAACTTACGATCAAGAGTAGCAGAATAAGAAGACGATGAATCCTCTGAACGACTGTTAACAAAAGGTATCAAATTTTATTAAGATTGACATATAATAAAAAATGAATAATGTAAATAAGTATGCGaatgttgataatacccaacGGAAGTTACCTAAATATCGCTTGCCTGTTTGCAAGTTCGTTCTCAGTATCATATATGTATAGTTGGCAAAATTTTGGTTGCGCTCCGTTGTTTGGCATAAGACTTCCAATTGAATGGTAATTTTCTCCACTTATTCTAAAGCAAAACGGTGCATTGCCTCTATTAACCGTTGAATCAACCTTACCACCCATTGAAGTAAATGCAAACATGGAATTGTAACGCCGAATATTCTTCAAAAAATGCTTgctttcattattttttttactaaatAGGATACGATAACTTCCTCTGGCATCTTTGTAATCTGGAAGCTCTACTATGCCGTAAGAACAACATAAGAAATAACACATTTTCCCatcctttcttcttcctcttcctttTTCTGCGTCCCATAACTTTGCATTACATACTTCACAGGTAACGCATTGGTCACCATGATCGAAATAATCTgtattgaaaattttaaaaaataaaataaaatagtgaTTAAATAAGAAAAATACTATCTAATTGTAACAATTAATACCATAAAGATGTTATACTATAAATAATAAGAAATGTACCTTTTGAGAGACCCTTGAACGGATCTTGATCTACAATTTCCTCTGTATTGAAATCAATAATTGGTATTGGAGATGTAATTCGTGGTGTGCTAATTAACTTTCGTTTTCCGGATGACAACCTTTCCAAAGATGAATTTTGAAGCATAGTGGAGGTGCCGGTGAATGATGTCAGGTTAAGAGAAATATGACGCGGAGTACAGTTTGTTGGTTGAGTGCCATTGTTAGTAATACAACTAACATTACCTAGTAAGatatataaaaaaagtttataaaaaaactAAAGATATTAATTTAGATAAAGCACAGAAAAATATACGAAGGTTAATAAGTCCTTACTTGTTGGCATCAATGGTGTGGTTTCGGTAACATTAGAGATGGCATTTGGAATTGACTCGGTTGGAGAAGAAGCCGGTAAATTTATATTAGTGAATGATATGATGTGTCTCGTATCAGATCTTTTACTATCCAAAATATCTACCCTTAATCGGCTGTTATCTATGTATTAAAAGAAAATCGAATGTGGGAAATAAAGAAATcatgaaaaaaaaacaatacagTAATCAAATAAAAATTATTACAAATAAGTATTTTCTATGAAACGCGCGTACCATGAGTTGTTATCAAATCATTTGTTGTGGCATTATTACTGACATCTTCTGATGGACATCCATGTAATTTACACCTCTTGTTATCCAATAATAATTTCCTTATTTTCCGACTTTGTTTTGCCTCATCTTGACTAACAATGGGAATAACAGCTACAACACAACAAATAGATATCGCAATTAATAATTTAACACACATTGCATAACAGTTATATGTATCAAGGTTAATAAGTGATTACTTCGTGGCCTGAATGGTCGGGTTGTCGTAACATCAGCAATGACCTTTGGAGTTGAATTGGATGGCTAAGAAGTCGGTAAATTTATATTGGTGTCTGATATGC from Helianthus annuus cultivar XRQ/B chromosome 7, HanXRQr2.0-SUNRISE, whole genome shotgun sequence includes the following:
- the LOC110867203 gene encoding ATP-dependent DNA helicase PIF1-like, with translation MRLTVGRSTEEIEEINTFAKWLLDLGEGNVGGPNDGEATIEIPQDLLITDESDPIAALIDFVYPSILQNINNHNYFSERAILAPKNDVVHEINDRLLSMFPGEEREYLSSDSLCPTEDVNATQQRIYSPDVLNGLKISGLPNHRLVLKVGVPVMLLRNIDQRNGLCNGTRLQVKKLYNRVIEAEIISGANIGTSTYIPRINLIPSDKKIPFAFQRRQFPLSVCFAMTINKSQGQSLSRVGLYLKQPVFSHGQLYVALSRVKTRDGVKLLILDNNGKPTDKTNNVVYKEIFNEL
- the LOC118480311 gene encoding uncharacterized protein LOC118480311; amino-acid sequence: MALCKCFGYPDFFITITCNPKWPEVQRFLKDTNLSPEDRPDILSRLFKIKLDSICKDLKKNHLFGKASAVVYTIEFQKRGLPHAHLCLFMEPESKLPTVDHVDGFICAEIPDRNEDPELFMLVKEYMIHGPCGNARLSSPCMVDRKCSKGFPKDFQDHTTLDSNGFPLYRRRNNGALVVKNKIDLDNRSVVPYNKKLLKRYQAHINVEWCNQAASIKYLFKYINKGPDRATIAVVQSDNQSDEQVQDEIKEYYDCRYISACEASWRIFANEVHYRRPSVMRLPFHLPGQQPVVFGPDEDINYVLNKPSVKSSMFLSWMERNKDPNDTLARTLTYVQFPNFYVWKLDKRVWEPRQRKTAIGRIHSVPPSLGEAYFLRILLNKVRGPTTFDDIKTVNGHVYDTYRDACYALGLLDDDSEYVEAIKEVSLSGSASYIRNLFCTMLLSSSISRPEVVWESSWKYMTDDFLYRLQKYHRVTALSIPEHQLKNYALCEIEKFLLRNNSSLRRFQTMPFPDMSSSGSSDSRLIFEERAYDITHLGNLYDSQLTMLTDEQRSVFEEIMAAVNGDNGGIFFLYGYGGTGKTFLWKTLSAAIRSKGQIVLNVASSGIASLLLDGGRTAHSRFHIPLNLTEDSVCNINPESDVSKLLHETKLIIWDEAPMVHKHAFEALDRTMNDVFNIDQSLNSDIRFGGKVIVFGGDFRQILPVVPNGGRQ